GATACTTCTCCACTTGTGAATGGACAAAGAACTCCATCTGATGCATCTTTTCAGGCCAGAGGTGTTACTGGGCAGATTTGTACATGGTAAGGTTACTGGGCCTGTTGGAACCTATCTTGAAGTGGAAGTATCTGAAATCCTTTCACTTCTGTAATCAGTAGCTGGCATTTATCTTCCTTATCAGTCCAAATGAGTGCTTCAGAAAAGCAGGCTGGGCTCAACTGAACATGCAGCTTTGGTTTGACTGCGATGATTTTTTGTTCCCACATGTTCCAAATCTGTTGATTCGTCAGccaaagaaatttctttttttcctgtgtgtcACAGGAAAAGAAGATGGGATCCCATACAGGTTGTAGGttggctgctgcttttgttggtTGTAAAACTCCAGAGAGTTTGACTCTTGTAAGACTCTTTCCTAGTCCTGAGCACTAATCAAACAGGGTGAAAAGCATCTATTAAAAAGACTTAAAGCATCTGTTGGAGTTCACTTATGCAAGTCCAAGATCCAAACACAGTAATGCTCGGTATTCTGTTCTATCTGTTAGTCAAGAGTCCAAGAAACTCCTTGATTTCGAATGTGGATAATGTGATCACCTACATCTGAGCTTTAATCACGTGTGTGTTGTGTGGAGTCAGGGGCCAGTCGAAATTTGAAGTTACGCTTCCAATATGGAGGCATCTCATATGGATTTTGAATCTTAAGAGAAGCAAGGTTATTTCAGATTTCACTTCAATTCTTAATTCTGCTcagatgtaaaataaaataagtctGAGAACATCCAGATCCTGGTTTCAAGAGAGCTTGCTGTAGTGTAGGGCCTTCCTGTGGGACTTACATTCTCAGACTGCTGTCTCTGTAGAGTTAAGATGACCTCAGCTGTCAGTGATGTTTCTGCTTGAAATGTAAACAGTTTCTTCAGGGATCTGTTCTTACCAGCAGAGGATGTGATAGCTTCAGCCTCCAGATTTaatggttttggtttgttgctTTTGCAAGTGCTATTTTGTATTCTTAAGAGTTCGAGTCCCTACCTTCATTCTGAAGCCTCCAGTGTTAGTAAAATATGCATATAGAGAATCATTAGAAGGAGCTAAGGCAGTTATTTACCTATGCAAATAATTGGCATCCTTTGATAAGTTATTTATATGCATACTCTGCAGTTTGCCCTACATCATCTCTGCCTTGGATCCCCTTCTTCCTGGTGTCCTATGGTAGATGAAAAGTGCCTGGCATTTGAGTGTTCTGCGTTTTTTGCTCTCAACATTAGGCAGAGGACATTTGAATGCACCATCAGGATGCTGCTGGCCAAAGGACCCAGAACCTGGGGGAGTGGGGTGAGCACACGGTTAGCAGGATGTGCTTGTTGTTGGCACATCTGAAAGAACTTCAGTTACCACACAGGTAAGTatgtcttcttgtttttttttttttccttcccgCTGCAATTTTCATCTGCTGTCAGCATAAATCTGCAAAACCTACTGGAGAAGTATGGGTCTCTTTTCTTGCTCTATGCTGGTCTGCACACTGGATGGCAATCTGTTCCCGCTGTCTGCTACTGCATTAGCTCCACTGGCAGAGGTCAGGGATCTGAaagctccagccctgcagccccatggCATGTAATTTTAAACAATGGCTTTTACATCTCCAACAGTCAGTTATGTATGCTCTGTAGGAGTGAAAGCTGGATGACAAAGTTGCACTTCTCTTATTCTTTCTGAGAGAAACTGAAAGCTGGTCTCTTTCCCGTGAACCCAGAGCTAAACCTCTTGCTAAAATCCTCTGGATTTTAGCCTGAGAGCGTTAGGTGGATTCCCACGAGATTTCTCATGGAAATTCTTCAAATAGTTACAGTTCTTTGTGTAATTGATTAAATGGGAGTAAGATACCTTCAGCAGAACATTGATGAGCTGTAACTTTTTCCACCCATATTGTTGACAAACCAAGACAGGAGCACTGTCGCAGGAGGCACAGAAAACTTTCTACCAGCAGTTCTTACGAAGCTCTTATGTTGTCTCTTTGCTTGCATCTAAGTCAAACCTTTCATatcttgttttgaaataaagctTCTCACAGATCTTCAGTGCCCTTTAATGCAAAATTGCAGCGTTGCCTGGCTAGTTTGCTGGCTTtcaaagtatttctttaaatgcaCCTCAGTCTTTGTCTTACTTGGTCCTGAGAATCCTTGCTGTTTTGTCAGAACTGTCTGAACAAAGTTTGGGGTTTCATTGCatgctttgctgttttgttgtttcaggCCTATTGCTAAATTTTGGAGTGCTTATGTACATTTTTGAAGCgtgcttgttctttttttttcttatttattactTGAAAGAGGATTCTGGTGTGAGACTCATAAAGGTAGTTATATGAAGCAAACGTAGCGTATTTTCTGCTAACTACCCTTCAGGGAATTAGGGAAGACAAATGATTTTATGTAAGTTTACAAATACATTGGCTGTCATTTGTTGTCTGCGTTTCTGTGTCAAAGATCATTGAAATGGGGAAATACCCCTGAAAAGGTAAATGGATATTGAAAAGGAATGTGAAAAGTGTATACAGGGTGCACGCAAGTTGCATTTTTATTactcctttttatttcactgtttcttgCAGCTGAAATTCTAGAACTGGCAGGAAACGCAGCGAGAGAcaacaagaaaggaagaattgcCCCCAGACACATCCTCCTGGCAGTAGCAAACGATGAAGAGCTGAATCAGGTACTCCCTTGTATTGCAGTGTGAGGGCTGGCTGCTGTAGCATGAACTTGATCAGCTCCGGTACTTATCAAAAATATGCTAGATAGACAACATGCTTCCAAAAGCTGTAGAAGTGTGCGTTTGCTACTGCACTACGAGGACCATCTTGGAGAGGGTCTGGCTCTCTCTCTGATATAGCTGCATCCAGGGCTGCATCCTCTTCCATATGCCTGAGTGCCATTAGCACACAGACCGTTGTTTGCAGTGCTTTCACTCTGAGGATTGACTGTGGAATACTTCGGCATGCCTGCAGATGCATATCTCCTCTTACCCTCATCCACTGCTTGTGGTCACCAAGACATGCAGAAAGACTGTGAGACTGAACGTAGAGCAGCAGTTCTCTGGGGCATGCTGACTAATTTCACTGGGACGTGCTAGATTTTCTCTCTTAGTGGGCTTTTCTTCTGATACACGAAGAGCATTGCTTTAGGAAGTGTGGGCTCTAATGTGTGTAGTGCAGTCAGCAAAGATTGCTTGAGTGCAAAGAGAATCCATAACACGCTCCTTTGTACCGCTTTTCCTTGCAGTTGCTAAAAGGTGTGACTATAGCAAGTGGAGGGGTCCTGCCTAGAATTCAGCCAGAGCTTCTAGCCAAGAAACGGGGTGCCAAGGGCAAATCTGAGACAATCCTTTCCCCTGCTCCtgagaagaagggaaggaaatccATGGTGAGCAAAAAGAGTGGGAAGAAGGCAAAGTCTAACAAGGCCCGGACGCCTAAGAAGGTAAGCTTGGGGCAGATATTGGGATTCAGGGTTGTGTGCCAGAAGAATTGGATCCAAACCGACTATGATTATTAGGAGAGTAAATTTGTGCCTCTGCATTAGTTATTTGTTGGTCCCAACTGGAAACGGGAGGTAGGAGTCGATAGTAGACATACCAGAAATGAAGGGGCAGGTGATTATCGCAGTATTTCTGTAATGAATTTCCATAACAGAAACCTTTAAAACTTAAGAGGAAACTTTCCAGATTTCCATGTCACCCTCCAAAGTACTTTTTTGATAACTATGTAGAATCTTAATACTAATTGTGTGGCTTCTAAAATACAAGAAACTGTATTTTACATCTCTTTCTATTTGAGAGATGTTACACCTTCAGCCTTCTTACAGGTACCAGGTTGCTGTTAAGTATATATCAGTGTCTTGAAAACTTGTCAAAAATGACTTTTATGTACCACATCATGGCAAGCATTCTGTTTCATATCTTCTTAAGGGTGCTCTATTAAATGGTTTTTGAAAGAATTAcgagaagaagaaatgaagcagaacTCTACCACTGCACCTTCCCTCTCAGTTGCCCGCTGTCCCAAATCTATCACTATCCCAAATGGTTTAATTTATTAAAGCAGTAAACAGGGAGGTGCTCTTAGTTTGTCTTTCCAAAGCTTGCATGTTAAACATGACTAATCCCTACAGAGTGACCTGGACAGCCTGGATTGCTGGTCTGGGGCCAGTGGGGTGAAGCTCAACAAGACCCAGTGCCACAACAACCTCAGGCAATGCTACGTGCTTGGGgcggagtggctggaagactgtgtggcAGAAAAACATGtagcactgagagacatgggttagtgggcaatggtggtgatgggctgggGGTTGGACTATGCAGTTTTAGAGATCCTTTCCTACCATAATGATTGTATATGATTCTATACCCTTTTGTCACTTCAGCTGCTTGTATGGAGGTGTGATGGCTCACTCCAGCACATAGAAATGGAGATCTGATTCATTAACTGAGTTTATTAtttcacttgattttttttccttcagattggAGCAGTTGATTTGGTTGCTGTTTGATTTAGTATGAGCTCTgttttgttaataaaaacaagcagTAGTGCACACCCATCCATAAATACAACCTTAATtatcagaaaaatcacagatgGAAGGACGTGCCCTGAACTCTTAATATGTTTACAAACATATGTAGTGCCTCAGAAATACCACTAATGTTTTAACATTCCCATTTAACATTTTATAAACAGTGAAGGCTTCTGCTGTTACATCATGTGTGGGGAATAAAAAGCCATGAGTAATGTATGATGAAATTTGTTGTACCTGATTAAATCTGTCCATTACTGGATAATGGTAGGCACTGATTTTTTCCTACAagatttcttgtttcttctcctcctcccccctcctccccacaaTTAGAATAAACAGAAGGACAATGAAAAGGAAGGAGCTTCAAATTCAACGTCTGAAGATGGACCTGGGGATGGTTTCACCATCTTGTCCTCCAAGAGCCTCGTGCCAGGACAAAAGGTAATACAAATTATAATGTAACAGACTGGGATTATAGCAATGGAGCCTAGCATAAACAGAATGTTGCCTTAGATCTAATAGCAGTAAAAAATCTTCACCTTCTTCCTTAGTGATCCCAAATGTAAGACCAGAAGTCACTCGAGTCACAGGTGGGCAGAAGGTCTCAAAAACTAGTCTGCAGATAAAAGATTCATGAGAATAGTGCTGGTCAACCTCTCTTCTCTAGAGAGCCATACTGATGAATTTCATGGCTCAACCTATAGCAGAATTCTGTTTGGTTTGGACTTGGCTGAGCTCTGTCTAGCTTAGTGTCAAACTGGATTCAATCTTCTaagctatttattatttctaagaACAAACagactatttttatttatttatttttttaaaccctCTTCCCCTTCTGTACTCACTAAGAAGGagagtttttaaacaaaagagtttccaaatcagcatttctttttcaaagtgtGATGCTAGAACACGAATCCAATAGCAGTACTTTCCTCTGAGGCAGGCATCTAAGCTATGGGTACAACATGAAACAATCTGAGCAGTGTACATACTAAGGGCTAAAAATCAGACACATTGAACGCAATAAAACTGTGCAAATTGTGAATCCAGCCCTTTTTTcagtatgaaaaatatttcacacaCATTACTAATTTGATTCTTTCTGCTCTTACTCTTATCTTGCAGCTTTCTCTGACACAAAGTGACATCAGCCATATTGGCTCCATGAAAGTAGAAGGCATTGTTCACCCCA
This portion of the Meleagris gallopavo isolate NT-WF06-2002-E0010 breed Aviagen turkey brand Nicholas breeding stock chromosome 8, Turkey_5.1, whole genome shotgun sequence genome encodes:
- the LOC100543567 gene encoding core histone macro-H2A.2 isoform X2, whose product is MSGRSGKKKMSKLSRSSRAGVIFPVGRMMRYLKKGTYKYRIGVGAPVYMAAVIEYLAAEILELAGNAARDNKKGRIAPRHILLAVANDEELNQLLKGVTIASGGVLPRIQPELLAKKRGAKGKSETILSPAPEKKGRKSMVSKKSGKKAKSNKARTPKKNKQKDNEKEGASNSTSEDGPGDGFTILSSKSLVPGQKLSLTQSDISHIGSMKVEGIVHPTTAEIDLKEEIGKALEKAGGKEFLETVKELRKSQGPLEVAEVAAGMDSLFEDRELRGKGRGVGYLCAVHILSLCFEAPP